Genomic DNA from Gossypium hirsutum isolate 1008001.06 chromosome A01, Gossypium_hirsutum_v2.1, whole genome shotgun sequence:
TGCCGCttaaatttatctttatatatatatattaaatcaataattatCGATCCGATCAGAGTGTGtattacatttaaatttttaaaaaatatgttataaaagAAATcacaaattctaaaaaaattaattgtttgttAAAAAAGGAAATCATATATTACATAGAACAAAGGAAGCAATGGCTGAAttcctttcttgtttctttaatGGTCACCTCCCCAGGACCCAGCATCATTAAATACCAACCACAATCCCATTAAGAATGTTTTTCACACATTCAGACTAtcaatgattaaaaaaaaaaaatggggGAAAACTTTCTTTTTACTGCTCCCAAGTTATTAGAATCATTAATCACTTCCTTTAATCATAAAAACCTTTCTTCATCACATTCACTGTATCCTTTCTTCCACTTCCCAATGTTAGTTTTTCACTTCATTTACATGTAAATAACTTTTTACCAAACAAACATGCCTCTCTTTCTATCTGCAACTTCATGTCTTCCCCTGGTTTTCTTCACCATTATCCTTTTGTCAGTTCAAGTTCCACCGTTGTTAAGTTCAAGCAATGAACACTATTTGGGCTGCAGCAAACAGTTCCATTGTGGGAAGATAAAAAATGTTAGCTACCCTTTTTGGGGAGGTGACAGGCCTGAGTATTGTGGTCAACCAGGGTTGAAGTTAACTTGCCTGGAAGATGAAGAAACCGAGATTACAATCATGTCTGTAAGTTACAAAGTCATTGAGATCAACATCAATTTACAAGCTTTCACTGTTGCAAGAATTGATTATCTTCAATCCCTTTGTCCCCGAACCCTGCTCAATACCACCTTGAACTTCAACCTTTTGAGTTATGCTTGGAACCTTGAGAACATAACATTGTATTACCACTGCCCTTTGATTTCCAACATATCCTCAGGGTTTCCAAGTCTGTTTAACTGCAGCACCAGCAATGGAACAGATATGGTGAATTACTATGTTATAGCATCTGTTCTGGGCAACCTGTCAACTGAAGTGAAAGATGGGTTGAGATCTTGTGATAGCCATGTGATTGTTCCAGCTTTTTATACTGCAGTTGAGACAATCAAGAGAAACCCAACTCCAGATACTTTGGTTTTGCCTCTTGGTAATGGATTTGGATTGAAATGGGATGCAAATATAGCTTCCAAATGTGAAGACTGCAATGATTCTGGGGGTAGGTGTGGGTATAATAACAGTTTGAATCAATTCACTTGTTATTGCCCAAATCATACTGATGCATCAACTTGTCTTCTATCAGGTATGCAGTAAAAACACATTTTCTTTGGAGTAATTAGAGTTTTTGGATCAAATTAATCAGGTTTCTTGGTTTAACTGCTTCATATATGCATTTAGAGAgcactatataaaaatttttctaaaaccAGCGACTTTTTCAACCATGTGAGGTCTCAAAATCTAGGTGCTTCCATCCCTTTGATATATTAAAGTTGTGAGCTCTACATGGATTCCCAATGCTTGGAAGCATAAATTAAagaattcaaaagaaaaaaaaaagtgttgaatCAGCTGTCTGCATATGAAATATACTTTAGGTGAAAGGCATCAACTTTAAAGCTGACAAATTTGAACATATGTTATTATTCTAAAGTAACATGCTTGCTTTTCAGCAGGAACAAGGAAATATAGCCAAAGAAACAGCTATATCTTTACTGCTAAACCCCCCCCCCCCAACTTTGCTGGCACTTATGgatcataaaattctaaaaatttagaaCATAGTATTTGCAAAttacatttcattttttattaaattttttctttaaatccaAATACATATCAGATATGAATATAAAACAcgaataatttaagaaaaatgtaCGTCTAGGTAACATGATTGTCTATTTTATGTTCCAGGGTCGTCTGCAGGTACCAGTTTGAAGATTAAGCTAATCATAGGTAATAAACACATTCTTATATCTGTGTTTATAAGAATGAAAAATCAACTAATATTTCTGACTAAAGAAAATTGACCTTTCATTTAAAACAGGGTTTACAGTGGTAGGGGCCACTGTTATGGTAGTTTGCTTGATGGTGTTTGCCTTGAGGCTTAAGAAAGGATCGTTGTCAAGTGGAATGCTGAAGAATTTGCAGCGAAATAAAAGGAAGAACAGTGAAAGGATTGAGGCATTCATCATGAGATATGGTTCAGATCTTGCTCCGAAGCGGTATTCTTATTCGGACATCAAGAAAATCACCAAGTCGTTCAAAGACAAGCTTGGCGAAGGCGGATTCGGCAGTGTCTACAAAGGTAAGCTACCGGGTGGACGTCTTGTTGCAGTTAAAGTCTTGAGTGAATCTAGGGAAGATGGAGAGGAATTCATTAACGAAGTAGCGAGTATTAGTCGAACTTCTCATGTTAACATAGTGACGTTTCTTGGATTTTGTTATGAGAGTTCGATAAGAGCTTTGTTATATGAGTTCATGCCGAATGGATCACTGGATAAGTACATCTACCACCACAGATCACCAGATAAAAGTTGTATACTGACCCGGAAAACAATGTTTGAAATAGCTGTCGGCGTTGCACGAGGGTTGGAATATCTACATCGAGGATGTAACACGAGAATTTTGCACTTAGACATAAAACCTCATAACATCCTTTTAGACGAAAACTTTGTTCCCAAGATTTCGGATTTTGGTCTTGCAAAGTTATGTGAGCGGAAGGGAAGCATTCTTTCGTCGATAACCGCACGAGGAACGATAGGATATATTGCTCCAGAACTATTTTGTCGAAACTTCGGAGGCGTTTCTTACAAATCCGATGTTTATAGCTATGGGATGATGGTTCTTGAAATGGTCGGAGCGAAGGAAAACATTCATGTCGGAGGGTCTCTAACAAGTGAAATGAACTTCCCTTCATGGATTTACGAACATCTCGAACAAGAAGCATTCAATCTTGAAGGAATTACGGTGGAAGATGAAGAAATAACTAGGAAGATGATTATAGCGAGCTTATGGTGCATTCAAACTAATCCATCAGACCGACCATCAATGACTAAAGTGCTAGAAATGTTACAAGGAAACCTTCAATCACTAGCAATTCCACCAAGACCTTTCTTGTTTTCTCCTCAACGATCGCCCCCAAACTCCTTGTCGGCAATATCATTTTTTGCATCTTCCATTACCATGAATATCGAATAATAAGGCTGCAGTAAAATTTTTGACTTCACAAACGAATTAAGATTTTAGAAagtattttcttttttactttttaaaaacattaaccTCTTTTACCTAATAGAAAAGTTTTAATGTATATTTCATTAGAGTTGTTTATCAATAAGATCAGGTTCGGAATGAACCATTGTATGGTAAAACAATCAATATTTGTTCAAGTTTAGCTTACTTCGATATATGAGCTTCAATTTTTACTCAAGTCCTTTAATATTTGCAAATGATTAACACAATCCTACCATATTAaagaaaaatgtttaatttatactaatttaatcttattatttaatatttttaattaaaattttaaagatgaacaatgaaacatattttttatattaatattatagtATTATCTATATTATTTGTTAAGTGTTTTATTGAGTTAGTGTTACCCTCAACCGATTACCATCTCAGTTAGGAAAATTACGAAAATGCTCTTTGGTAAGTAAGTTATAATTTTCGAGGgcattttaatctttttattttaaaaaaaatcaataaaaatatgtataagatAGGATTTGAACTCGGACCAatcaaatttataaaactttaaatttaccacacaactaaaatttcattttaatatgtaaaatttattatctctattagttgtatatattaataatatttttaattgaattgatgtCACAAATTAACTCGACATTAACTCACAATTAATGACAACATCataataaataattgtagtgcatttaatattgttaatttgatgtatttatgttGTTAAATTCATGTACTATTACGTTTAATTATTTtaaaccatatattttatttttattatatgttcgttttaaaaatgtatgtgttttaaatttataattttcacatacatagGCGTATAATAAGATTTCcaatatattattatagatttaaattagatttaaattacataatataatacAATACAATAATATATTACAATACTTAAAAACAAATTTGGTAAGGTTAGACTAACGCCATGAATATTAAAATTCAAGCCTCGaacatattttatattgattaatttcttttttacttaaatccatttttctaactttgaaaatttattaatagGGTAGATGCCTCCAAAActaattcaataataatatattttgcCCACATTTTAGTCCATAGATTCAAGATGCCTTGGTTGTCCAACTTTCCATGGTTCTCCTCGTTACCCCTTTTCTAGGTAAGCATgagttaatatgttttttttaaaaataattttattatagattttaattatatctgtttttttatacaatatttagaaTTACTCGTAGTTCatctccaacccataaataagaaaaTCATGTGCTTCAGTATAATCAAACTCACGTCCTCTTACATTTATAACAATATCAATATTAATTGCACTAAAACTTAAAtcattaatatgtataattcttAAATCGTATTTTTCAAATTCTACAATTAGTACTgtttttatatattctaattttttctcaattatatttttaaaataattttgaaaatcaataTTGATTCGAATAATTCAACACAGGTAGTGAAATTTCGTAGAACATGGAATGAAGTTGAAAgatttctttattaatttctgGAAGTAAATATTTTCCTTTGTCCTATCACTCTCAACAAAACACCACTTGAAAATAAGAATATTCAACCATTTTATTTTCCacatctaaaaataaaataaaattaatagtaaAGTTGAATTCAATGGAGATagaataaatagaataaaattttgCCATGACTAGAAAATAGTTGGGAACATGACTAGGTAAACTGTAATTAAATACATAAAAGAAGAGGttttaattattctaatattaAAGAACTAAATATAATCAATAGGAAATGAGatagaaaatagaaaatcaaAATTGTGAATAAGAAATCAACTATGTTAGTCTTGGTATTAGAATATATCATGGATTATAtgacatattgtaacacccctaacccgtattcgtcgccggaatagagttacAAGATGTTACCGAAGTTTATAGAATAATTAcacataatttcaaaaattttcctatgttcataacaaaactgtccacctgagtcatagtgattaaattaattttctctGGAAGAGGGGTCAGGACTGTTGGACAGTTAAACAAtagtgaatttaaagaataaattatccttattggctggaccaaaaattctgaaaaattttatggtaagaagatatgtgagtctagtttcaggaaaaattagcggttctcaatttggagttctgtagctcaagatataaataatttaatgactatgactTAGGTGGACAATTTTGTTATGAACATAGGAAAATTTCTGAAATTATGTGTAATTATTCTATAAACTTCGGTAACAtcttgtaaccctgttccggcgatggatacaggttaagggtgttacatttattggtatcagagctatagtttagtcggtttTCGGACTAATGTAGCAAATAtgagattagctatacatgccattatttatatttgatagtgtgatatctcctgaccatttaaaatgtgttttttttatagtaaatgtcttccaatcgagCAAAAACTAAACTTGAGGAAGCTGAGAGTACAGCTCAAGCTTCCGGATATCGAGCTGaatctagtagtagaaggcctgaGTCTGAAGGCCAAGGTAATCAAGCTAAAGCAGCTTTCTTagaaatgatgaatgaatggtttacacaGTACATAAGAACAAATCTGAATCCTGCTGTTATACATATTCCTTTCCATTTATAAGTCAACTATAATAATCCAAAAACAACTTcaaatcatatatttttttatcttaaactgtaatttaaatacaaaaacaaTTAACAATAAATAATTGTCAATCAAATATCTGTaagaaagtttttaaaatttaattcatcaacAATGTTACAAATTAAAAAGATCTGAACCTAATCAACAAACTCGACTATGTAgttcatttaaataaaattattcattcccATAACTTAACTCCATCGCCTTATATCaatcaaattatgttaaatttaccGGAACTAGAGTTATAAATTTATCATGTGacctatttcttttatatattctttttaatttctgtaCTATATTTTATACACACTTGTCATCAATTCAACCCTACTTAGGGTCTATTCTGTagtgtttaaaaaaaacacttttggaagaaaatctatgttaaataaattattttttgttgaattttttttcttttcagaagctaaaatttttagtttttctctcccaaaagcacttttagt
This window encodes:
- the LOC107916791 gene encoding LEAF RUST 10 DISEASE-RESISTANCEUS RECEPTOR-LIKE PROTEIN KINASE-like 2.1; the encoded protein is MPLFLSATSCLPLVFFTIILLSVQVPPLLSSSNEHYLGCSKQFHCGKIKNVSYPFWGGDRPEYCGQPGLKLTCLEDEETEITIMSVSYKVIEININLQAFTVARIDYLQSLCPRTLLNTTLNFNLLSYAWNLENITLYYHCPLISNISSGFPSLFNCSTSNGTDMVNYYVIASVLGNLSTEVKDGLRSCDSHVIVPAFYTAVETIKRNPTPDTLVLPLGNGFGLKWDANIASKCEDCNDSGGRCGYNNSLNQFTCYCPNHTDASTCLLSGSSAGTSLKIKLIIGFTVVGATVMVVCLMVFALRLKKGSLSSGMLKNLQRNKRKNSERIEAFIMRYGSDLAPKRYSYSDIKKITKSFKDKLGEGGFGSVYKGKLPGGRLVAVKVLSESREDGEEFINEVASISRTSHVNIVTFLGFCYESSIRALLYEFMPNGSLDKYIYHHRSPDKSCILTRKTMFEIAVGVARGLEYLHRGCNTRILHLDIKPHNILLDENFVPKISDFGLAKLCERKGSILSSITARGTIGYIAPELFCRNFGGVSYKSDVYSYGMMVLEMVGAKENIHVGGSLTSEMNFPSWIYEHLEQEAFNLEGITVEDEEITRKMIIASLWCIQTNPSDRPSMTKVLEMLQGNLQSLAIPPRPFLFSPQRSPPNSLSAISFFASSITMNIE